A region from the Brachyspira pilosicoli genome encodes:
- the pyrB gene encoding aspartate carbamoyltransferase — protein sequence MKNFIGIKEMSKEEILEVLDVAKKLDDTPNMERREMMNGMIMTSIFFEPSTRTRLSFNSAAYKMGLDVIGFDNPDVSSIKKGESLRDTIIMVSAYSDVIVMRHPIDGAAKFAEEVTDCPIINAGDGSNEHPSQTLLDLYTIKDELGSIENKKIAFVGDTKYGRTVHSLSKALKMFNGEFYYISPDIIQIPDYILKELDNAKIKYHKGNNYEEILKEIDCLYMTRIQKERFENIENYEKVKHAFNISKSTIVGKCKEDMIIMHPLPRVDEISIDLDDTKYAKYFIQAKNGIPTRMAMLALATGVIESTAKKKEKDYELIENKEIVCQNKKCVTHFEETKNKVARRSYGDFCYYCNKEITK from the coding sequence ATGAAAAATTTTATAGGTATTAAAGAAATGTCAAAAGAAGAGATTTTGGAAGTATTGGATGTTGCTAAAAAGTTAGATGATACTCCAAATATGGAAAGAAGAGAAATGATGAATGGAATGATAATGACAAGTATTTTTTTTGAACCTTCAACAAGAACTAGACTTTCTTTTAATTCAGCAGCATACAAAATGGGCTTAGATGTTATAGGTTTTGACAATCCTGATGTTTCCTCTATAAAAAAAGGAGAATCTTTAAGAGATACTATAATAATGGTTTCAGCATATTCTGATGTAATAGTTATGAGACATCCTATAGATGGTGCTGCTAAGTTTGCAGAAGAAGTTACTGACTGCCCTATCATCAATGCTGGTGATGGTTCTAATGAACATCCTAGTCAAACATTACTTGATTTATACACAATAAAAGATGAATTAGGCAGCATTGAAAATAAAAAAATAGCATTTGTTGGAGATACAAAATATGGAAGAACTGTTCACTCGCTTTCAAAAGCATTAAAAATGTTTAATGGAGAGTTTTACTATATTTCTCCAGATATCATTCAGATTCCTGATTATATATTAAAAGAGTTAGACAATGCTAAAATAAAATATCATAAAGGTAATAACTACGAAGAAATACTAAAAGAAATCGACTGTCTATATATGACAAGAATACAAAAAGAACGTTTTGAGAATATAGAAAACTACGAAAAAGTAAAACATGCATTTAACATTTCAAAATCAACAATAGTAGGAAAATGCAAAGAAGATATGATTATAATGCATCCGCTTCCAAGGGTTGATGAAATTAGTATTGATTTAGATGATACAAAATACGCTAAATATTTTATACAGGCTAAAAATGGTATACCTACAAGAATGGCTATGTTAGCTTTAGCTACTGGAGTAATAGAAAGTACTGCTAAGAAAAAAGAAAAAGATTATGAATTAATAGAAAATAAAGAAATTGTTTGTCAAAATAAAAAATGTGTTACTCATTTTGAAGAGACAAAAAATAAAGTAGCAAGAAGAAGCTATGGAGATTTTTGCTATTATTGTAATAAAGAGATAACAAAATGA
- the nadD gene encoding nicotinate (nicotinamide) nucleotide adenylyltransferase has product MKIAILGGSFDPPHLGHLILADTILHNFKCDKILFIPSKIPPHKNISGKVSDDDRINMLKLSIEDNKNFILDDYEIKNDCVSYTIKTLEYIYNNYNFEDKPILIIGADLVKDFDKWREPEKISNLSNIVALNRDDNNNLISSNIEKYNIKTIIAPRIDISSSLIRERIKNNGAFRYFLKDKVYNYIKENNLYL; this is encoded by the coding sequence ATGAAGATTGCAATATTAGGCGGAAGTTTTGACCCTCCTCATTTGGGGCATTTAATATTGGCTGATACTATATTGCATAATTTTAAATGCGATAAAATATTATTTATTCCAAGCAAAATACCTCCGCATAAAAATATAAGCGGCAAAGTTTCTGATGATGACAGAATAAATATGCTAAAATTATCTATAGAAGATAATAAAAACTTTATATTAGATGATTATGAGATAAAAAATGATTGCGTGTCTTATACTATAAAAACTTTAGAATATATTTATAATAATTACAATTTTGAAGATAAGCCAATTCTTATAATAGGTGCTGATTTGGTGAAAGATTTTGATAAATGGAGAGAGCCAGAAAAAATTTCTAATTTATCTAATATTGTAGCTCTTAATAGAGATGATAATAACAATTTAATTAGCAGCAACATAGAAAAATATAACATAAAAACTATAATAGCTCCAAGAATAGATATATCATCAAGTTTAATTAGAGAAAGAATAAAAAACAATGGTGCTTTTAGGTATTTCTTAAAAGACAAAGTTTATAATTATATAAAAGAAAACAATTTATATTTATAG
- a CDS encoding metalloregulator ArsR/SmtB family transcription factor: MEKNKKNNKQKNIIESYEDNCETNTKEENISSYIPKLPNDDEFTVLANFFSVFSDPTRLKIISVLSEKELCVHELVSLLDMKQPSVSQHLKMLWQARVVKKRKIGLHVFYRLDDEHIEKIYAWGYEHVKE, encoded by the coding sequence ATGGAAAAAAATAAAAAAAATAATAAACAAAAAAATATAATAGAAAGCTATGAAGACAATTGTGAAACCAACACAAAAGAAGAGAATATATCTTCTTATATACCAAAGCTTCCAAATGATGATGAGTTTACAGTTTTAGCTAATTTCTTTTCTGTGTTTTCTGACCCAACCAGATTAAAAATAATATCTGTTTTAAGCGAGAAGGAATTATGCGTTCATGAATTAGTATCTTTGCTTGATATGAAGCAGCCTTCTGTATCTCAGCATTTAAAGATGTTATGGCAGGCTAGGGTGGTAAAGAAGAGAAAAATTGGGCTTCATGTATTTTACAGGCTTGATGATGAACATATAGAAAAAATTTATGCTTGGGGGTATGAGCATGTTAAAGAATAA
- a CDS encoding pyridoxamine kinase, whose product MKDSNVLLINDICSYGKASLTVNIPVLSAFGIKVSPLITVLLSNHTAFESFCAFDLTSQLKQIVNELKKREAKFDALYIGWLASDEQVDIVIDIIEYFKIKIILLDPILGDNGKLYSSMTERHIKSLKRILKYATIVTPNITELCLLLDKDPSKKYTEDNVIKMAQELSNITSENVVVTSVEKDNQFGSLVYNKKNNDIITSYFNKINIAMPGTGDAFASALLGYILNDYSIEDSLKKATKFIYTAIELSVKENDNRIYGISIEKRLNLLKDLF is encoded by the coding sequence ATGAAAGATTCTAATGTACTTCTTATAAATGATATATGTTCTTATGGTAAGGCTTCTCTAACAGTTAATATACCAGTTCTCTCTGCTTTTGGTATTAAAGTATCTCCTTTAATAACAGTATTACTTTCAAACCATACTGCTTTTGAATCTTTTTGTGCTTTTGATTTAACATCACAATTAAAACAAATAGTAAATGAGTTAAAAAAAAGAGAGGCAAAATTTGATGCTTTATACATAGGTTGGCTTGCCTCCGATGAGCAAGTGGATATAGTAATAGATATAATAGAATATTTTAAAATAAAAATTATATTATTAGATCCTATATTAGGAGACAATGGTAAATTATATTCTTCTATGACTGAAAGGCATATAAAATCACTTAAAAGAATACTAAAATATGCTACAATAGTAACACCTAATATTACAGAATTATGTTTACTTTTGGATAAGGACCCAAGTAAAAAATATACAGAAGATAATGTAATAAAGATGGCTCAAGAATTATCAAATATAACTTCAGAAAATGTAGTTGTAACAAGTGTAGAGAAAGATAATCAATTTGGTTCTTTAGTATATAATAAAAAAAACAATGATATTATAACAAGCTATTTTAATAAAATAAATATAGCAATGCCTGGTACTGGTGATGCTTTTGCTTCAGCATTATTAGGCTATATATTAAATGACTATTCTATAGAAGACTCATTAAAAAAAGCAACCAAATTTATTTATACAGCAATAGAACTGTCTGTAAAAGAAAATGACAATAGAATATACGGTATATCAATAGAAAAAAGACTTAATCTGCTAAAAGACTTATTTTAA
- a CDS encoding tetratricopeptide repeat protein — MKLIKILLAIFMLYISAYSKDILQYSQKTVSDRNLNINIENVNIITNGFFNNANEDVKINIINQLNEAKLLIDESKYNEAINICNLLEESYKDYYDIYYTRGLAYYRRGDLYYASLDFSKIINWYINDREVHNNIADLFYKINEYEYALITYISAYKIYNDNYWLYLAGDIAFRNFDIKSAEKYYSLCIQNGSDYGYEGFGDISIFKKQYDDALNNYNVAVRANASNNNNLIRINSKISNAAVQKELYIWNNLIMSNDYNNAISKLDSLSNYTKDYPEIKLALAKTYFKMKNYNDAKAILNRFVKEYKDFDEAYAILAQIFLYDGKERDAINILEDGLKYSYNKPRLYETLANMLYNYGYLYYPNEIISQIIGMYDISDENKIEYARYLIFKREYKKAREILVSVKAYRSTVGNLIKSLENNVVLDRVDYLYNNGLYVDVINLIMNSRFEDYDEQRRLWYIASSYSKLGSTDEAIKILKKAFDDNAISINNVVLLRELLGIRVKSNDISDYQKEIYLTDIKSTLFWEDDLKYNTSLITDKVFEYLRFDRYDDAINYIDGFRNIDTKDPYIKKINSIIYGYYASYLYNTKEYDKSKNIANLAMRINRENYDAIAIKNKIYIDSYLASMGNYNNVNGYVKFSDVRREVLRIAPAYMNNVIALAESLAYEYDSSAYDITYNIFKYVNVAGAKDAILGRIYSKSRLYGYSINAFDRASKYIDVDLLWKVDSIVNVSSYPLSLFNLNKEYESDRDFYALSKLNVKLGNNEAAMRYANKAVLINGDNLDYLYQISYINEITGNTREALEGYENIIRINKNQAAANYRASIVALNYFRDYAKAQKYALNYISLLPDDASGYALLARIYKLRAESYIDRNTNTLLKESLQLYKTALNKSVWGKDMNDKKYIEKEIEDILNKLLK, encoded by the coding sequence ATGAAATTAATAAAGATACTACTTGCTATTTTTATGCTATATATTTCGGCATATTCCAAAGATATTTTACAATATTCACAAAAAACTGTATCTGATAGAAATTTAAATATTAACATAGAAAATGTCAATATTATTACAAATGGTTTTTTTAACAATGCAAATGAAGATGTTAAAATAAATATCATAAACCAATTAAATGAAGCTAAATTATTAATAGATGAGTCTAAATATAACGAAGCTATTAATATTTGTAATTTATTAGAAGAAAGCTATAAGGATTATTATGATATTTATTATACAAGGGGACTTGCTTATTATAGGCGAGGAGATTTATATTATGCTTCTTTAGATTTTAGTAAAATTATAAATTGGTATATTAATGATAGAGAAGTGCATAATAATATAGCAGATTTATTTTATAAAATCAATGAGTATGAATATGCTTTAATAACTTATATATCTGCTTATAAAATATATAATGATAATTATTGGTTATATTTAGCTGGCGATATTGCTTTTAGAAATTTTGATATAAAGAGTGCTGAAAAATATTATAGCTTATGCATTCAAAATGGAAGCGATTATGGATATGAAGGCTTTGGAGATATTAGTATTTTTAAAAAGCAATATGATGATGCTCTAAATAATTACAATGTGGCTGTTAGGGCAAATGCTTCTAATAATAATAATTTAATTAGAATAAACTCTAAAATATCTAATGCTGCTGTTCAAAAAGAACTTTATATTTGGAATAATTTAATAATGTCTAATGATTATAACAATGCTATAAGTAAATTAGATTCTCTTTCTAACTATACAAAAGATTATCCTGAAATAAAACTTGCTTTAGCTAAAACTTATTTTAAAATGAAAAATTATAATGATGCTAAAGCTATACTTAATAGATTCGTAAAAGAGTATAAAGATTTTGATGAGGCTTATGCTATACTTGCTCAGATATTTTTATATGATGGCAAAGAAAGAGATGCCATTAATATATTGGAAGATGGATTAAAATATTCTTATAACAAACCTCGATTATATGAAACGCTTGCTAATATGCTTTATAATTATGGATATTTATATTATCCAAATGAAATAATCTCTCAAATTATTGGAATGTATGATATATCTGATGAAAATAAGATAGAATATGCCCGATATCTAATATTTAAAAGAGAATATAAAAAAGCAAGAGAAATATTAGTTAGTGTTAAAGCTTATAGAAGTACAGTTGGAAATTTAATAAAGTCACTTGAAAACAATGTAGTTCTTGATAGAGTTGATTATTTATACAACAATGGATTATATGTTGATGTTATCAATTTGATTATGAATAGCAGATTTGAGGATTATGATGAGCAAAGAAGATTATGGTATATTGCAAGCAGTTATTCTAAATTGGGTTCTACAGATGAAGCAATTAAAATTTTAAAAAAAGCTTTTGATGATAATGCGATAAGTATTAATAATGTTGTATTACTAAGAGAATTATTAGGTATAAGAGTAAAATCAAATGATATTTCTGATTATCAAAAAGAAATATACCTTACAGATATAAAATCTACTTTATTTTGGGAAGATGATTTAAAGTACAATACTTCTCTAATAACAGATAAAGTATTTGAATATTTAAGATTTGATAGATATGATGATGCTATTAATTATATAGATGGATTTAGGAATATTGATACTAAAGACCCTTATATAAAGAAAATAAACTCTATAATATATGGATATTATGCTTCATATTTGTATAATACAAAAGAATATGATAAATCAAAAAATATTGCCAATTTAGCTATGAGAATTAATAGAGAGAATTATGATGCTATAGCTATAAAAAATAAAATATATATTGATTCTTATTTAGCTTCTATGGGCAATTATAATAATGTTAATGGGTATGTAAAGTTTTCTGATGTTAGAAGAGAGGTTTTAAGAATAGCACCTGCTTATATGAATAATGTTATAGCTTTAGCAGAATCATTGGCGTATGAATATGACAGCAGTGCTTATGATATAACTTACAATATTTTTAAGTATGTTAATGTTGCTGGGGCAAAAGATGCTATTTTAGGAAGGATTTACAGCAAAAGCAGATTATATGGATATTCTATCAATGCTTTTGATAGGGCTTCTAAATACATAGATGTAGATTTACTTTGGAAAGTAGATAGTATTGTTAATGTTTCATCTTATCCTTTATCCTTATTTAATTTAAATAAAGAATATGAGTCTGATAGGGATTTTTATGCATTATCAAAATTAAACGTTAAGCTTGGCAATAATGAAGCCGCTATGAGATATGCTAATAAAGCCGTTTTAATTAATGGCGATAATCTTGACTATTTATACCAAATATCTTATATAAATGAAATTACAGGTAATACTCGTGAAGCATTAGAAGGATATGAGAATATTATTAGAATTAATAAAAATCAAGCCGCTGCTAATTACAGAGCTTCTATTGTGGCATTAAATTATTTTAGAGATTATGCCAAAGCTCAAAAATATGCCCTAAATTATATTTCGCTTCTTCCAGATGATGCAAGTGGATATGCTTTACTTGCAAGAATATATAAATTGAGAGCTGAAAGTTATATAGATAGAAATACAAATACTCTTTTAAAAGAATCTTTGCAATTATATAAAACCGCATTAAATAAATCTGTTTGGGGTAAAGATATGAATGATAAAAAATATATTGAAAAAGAAATAGAGGATATATTAAATAAACTATTAAAATAA
- a CDS encoding dihydroorotase family protein: MIIKNAKLADNNAVSIIIENEKIKKIDFNNNFEIYKDSNIIDANYNYVLCGIIDPHAHMRDPGLTHKEDFSSGSKAAARGGVTTFLDMPNTIPNTITKENLEEKKNMMIGKSYVDYGFHFGGSKADNTEDIKQIIDKAASTKIFFNASTGNMLVEDDKILYKLFEASKIVTVHAEEKKVDKAIEIAKQTNTPLYLCHLSLESEINSLKKAKDSGMIIYGEATPHHLFLNTEDVNKNDKNKMLLKMKPELREKSDNKALWNAIVDGTIDTIGTDHAPHLLSEKLEKLTFGIPSVEHSLELMLKKVKDSTIDIKLLTKIMSENAAKIFAIKNKGLLKEGFDADFAVVDLNDESIIEEKDIITKSSWSPYIGFKRGGKVITTIVRGNVVYNNGKFYEGFGKEVFYK; this comes from the coding sequence ATGATAATAAAAAATGCTAAATTAGCAGATAATAATGCAGTATCTATAATTATAGAAAATGAGAAGATAAAAAAAATAGACTTTAATAATAATTTTGAAATCTATAAAGATAGTAATATAATAGATGCTAATTACAATTATGTTTTATGTGGTATAATAGACCCACATGCTCATATGAGAGACCCTGGGCTTACACATAAAGAGGACTTTTCTTCTGGAAGTAAAGCTGCTGCAAGAGGCGGTGTTACAACATTCTTGGATATGCCTAACACTATTCCAAACACTATAACAAAAGAAAATTTAGAAGAAAAAAAGAATATGATGATTGGCAAGTCTTATGTTGATTATGGTTTTCATTTTGGAGGAAGCAAGGCTGATAACACCGAAGACATAAAACAAATTATAGACAAAGCTGCCTCTACAAAAATTTTCTTTAATGCCTCTACTGGAAACATGCTTGTTGAAGATGATAAAATTTTATATAAATTATTTGAAGCTTCAAAAATTGTAACAGTACATGCAGAAGAAAAAAAAGTTGATAAAGCAATAGAAATAGCAAAACAAACAAATACTCCATTATATTTATGTCATTTATCATTAGAAAGTGAAATTAATTCTCTAAAAAAAGCAAAAGATTCTGGTATGATAATTTATGGTGAAGCTACCCCACACCACTTATTTTTGAATACTGAAGATGTTAATAAAAATGATAAAAATAAAATGCTTCTTAAAATGAAACCAGAGCTTAGAGAAAAATCAGATAATAAAGCATTATGGAATGCTATTGTAGACGGCACGATAGACACAATAGGAACAGACCATGCACCGCATTTATTAAGTGAGAAATTAGAAAAACTTACTTTTGGCATACCTTCTGTAGAACATTCATTAGAATTGATGTTAAAAAAAGTTAAAGATTCAACTATAGATATAAAACTTCTAACAAAAATTATGAGCGAAAATGCTGCTAAAATATTCGCAATAAAAAACAAAGGTTTACTAAAAGAAGGATTTGATGCTGATTTTGCAGTAGTAGATTTGAATGATGAATCTATTATAGAAGAGAAAGATATAATAACAAAATCTTCTTGGTCGCCTTATATAGGTTTTAAAAGAGGGGGGAAAGTTATAACTACTATAGTGAGAGGCAATGTAGTTTATAATAATGGCAAGTTTTATGAAGGTTTTGGGAAAGAAGTTTTTTATAAATAA
- a CDS encoding heavy metal translocating P-type ATPase encodes MLKNKEKVLFIGEITISLIVLILMHFLHDKIHGVIEYIIFFIPYFILGRDVFKNAILDFVHGKFMRESFLMSIATIGAIILHQLPEALAVLLFYRIGEYFEDMAVDKSKRTIAALMSIRADFANIIKEDGTIKKVDISKVNINDNILINPFEKVPLDAVIYEGESWLDTKALTGESMPKDVKVNDEILAGTINGESSIKAKVIRVYAESSIAKILKLVQESQNRKANIEQFITKFAGIYTPIVVFGAILLTIIPTIVYGREFFNDWFARSLTLLVVSCPCAFMVGIPLTYFASIGRASKFGIMVKGGVFLDLLAQTKKVIFDKTGTLTKGKFYIREIENAGIYDDDTLIKYAALAEIGSSHPIAISIVEHYKKNHNINESLITSHKDIRGKGSASIIEGKNILIGKLDLLKQNNINLPDNINNKFNVYISIDGEYAGAFYIDDIIKDDTKEAIDLLNSMNIETALISGDNIERVTSFAKENNIQSFNGGCLPEEKVNVLEGMMKESKVSIFVGDGINDAPSLARADIGIAMGGLGSDAAIENADVIIMDDKPSKVAAIIKLAKKNHIVVLENILLALVIKFGAIILGAFGLASIALAIFADTGVTVIVVLNALRLLYPIGEKSNVENVSAKNIDIKVTSCNCGHHSH; translated from the coding sequence ATGTTAAAGAATAAAGAAAAAGTTTTATTTATTGGAGAAATTACTATTTCTTTAATTGTTTTAATTTTAATGCATTTTTTGCATGATAAGATTCATGGTGTAATAGAATATATAATATTTTTTATACCTTATTTTATTTTGGGAAGAGACGTTTTTAAAAATGCTATTTTAGATTTTGTGCATGGAAAGTTTATGAGAGAGAGTTTTCTTATGAGCATTGCTACTATTGGCGCTATAATACTTCATCAATTACCTGAAGCATTGGCTGTACTTCTTTTTTACAGAATAGGTGAATATTTTGAGGATATGGCAGTTGATAAATCTAAAAGAACAATAGCAGCACTCATGTCTATAAGAGCAGATTTTGCTAATATCATAAAAGAAGATGGAACTATAAAAAAAGTTGATATTTCAAAAGTTAATATAAATGACAATATATTGATTAATCCTTTTGAGAAGGTGCCTTTAGATGCTGTTATTTATGAAGGAGAGAGCTGGCTTGATACTAAGGCTTTAACTGGAGAGAGCATGCCAAAAGATGTAAAGGTTAATGATGAAATTTTAGCTGGCACTATAAACGGAGAGAGTAGCATAAAAGCAAAAGTTATTAGAGTGTATGCAGAGTCATCAATAGCAAAGATATTAAAATTAGTTCAAGAATCTCAAAACAGAAAAGCAAACATAGAACAGTTCATTACAAAGTTTGCTGGAATATATACTCCTATAGTTGTATTTGGAGCTATTTTACTTACTATAATACCTACAATAGTATATGGAAGAGAGTTTTTTAATGATTGGTTTGCCCGTTCACTTACATTGCTTGTAGTTTCTTGTCCTTGTGCTTTTATGGTTGGTATTCCATTAACATATTTTGCTTCTATAGGACGAGCTTCAAAGTTTGGTATAATGGTTAAAGGCGGAGTATTTTTAGATTTGCTTGCTCAAACTAAAAAAGTAATATTCGATAAAACAGGAACTCTCACTAAAGGTAAGTTTTATATAAGAGAAATAGAAAATGCTGGTATATATGATGATGATACATTAATTAAATATGCAGCTTTGGCAGAAATAGGCTCTTCACATCCTATAGCAATATCTATAGTAGAGCATTATAAAAAAAATCATAACATAAATGAAAGCTTAATAACATCACATAAAGATATTAGAGGTAAAGGTTCAGCATCAATTATTGAAGGAAAAAATATTTTAATAGGAAAGCTTGATTTATTAAAACAAAATAACATAAATCTTCCAGATAATATTAATAATAAGTTTAATGTTTATATTTCAATAGATGGCGAATATGCTGGTGCTTTTTATATTGATGATATTATAAAAGATGATACTAAAGAGGCTATTGATTTATTAAATTCTATGAATATAGAAACTGCTTTAATTAGCGGCGATAATATAGAACGCGTTACTTCATTTGCAAAAGAGAATAATATACAATCATTTAATGGAGGATGCTTACCAGAAGAGAAAGTAAATGTATTAGAAGGCATGATGAAAGAGAGTAAAGTTTCAATATTTGTAGGCGATGGAATAAATGATGCTCCTTCTTTGGCTCGTGCGGATATTGGTATTGCTATGGGAGGGCTTGGTTCTGATGCGGCTATAGAAAATGCTGATGTTATTATAATGGACGATAAGCCTTCTAAAGTAGCTGCTATTATTAAGCTTGCTAAAAAGAATCATATTGTTGTTTTAGAAAATATATTGCTCGCATTAGTAATTAAATTTGGTGCTATAATACTTGGAGCTTTTGGACTTGCTTCTATAGCTCTTGCTATATTTGCTGATACTGGTGTTACTGTTATAGTTGTACTTAATGCTTTAAGGCTTCTTTATCCTATAGGGGAGAAATCAAATGTTGAAAATGTAAGTGCTAAAAATATAGATATAAAAGTAACAAGCTGTAATTGCGGGCATCATAGCCATTAA
- the glmM gene encoding phosphoglucosamine mutase, which translates to MPTLKTSISGIRGIIGDGLDISTIVDYTSAFASLFPKKAKILVARDTRITGESILNAVAATLMASGINVIDIGIAPTPTALYMVEKLKIHGGIIISASHNPIEWNALKLIGKGGHFLDEKAVNELMKLYDKKTKRFVKALETGTYQKIDNAIEEHIKRILRFINVEKIKKANFKVACDYVNGTGLFATPPLLKALGVKEVSINKEHTGKFAHVAEPSQASMKSLSELVKKNKVNIGFTQDPDADRLALVLDDGTIISEEYTLALCAKYLWLSGKGNAAVNLSTSRMIDDLAKEKGYSVDRTKIGEINVSSHIVKNKLYFGGEGNGGIIVPAVTPGRDSLLGIALILELMAATGKTIKELVNEIPKYEIVKEKLEVSKIDENNFLKQIKEKYPKSKITTIDGIKIDLENSWLHVRSSNTEPIVRIIAEAKTKKEAKELISIAINMINDNSKSKKNK; encoded by the coding sequence ATGCCAACTTTAAAAACAAGCATATCAGGAATTAGAGGTATTATTGGTGATGGTTTAGATATAAGTACTATAGTAGATTATACTTCTGCATTTGCATCTCTTTTTCCAAAGAAAGCAAAAATTTTAGTAGCAAGAGATACAAGAATAACAGGAGAATCTATATTAAATGCTGTTGCAGCTACATTAATGGCATCTGGAATAAATGTAATAGATATAGGAATAGCTCCAACACCAACTGCATTATATATGGTTGAAAAACTAAAAATACATGGCGGAATTATAATATCAGCGAGCCATAATCCTATAGAATGGAATGCTTTAAAACTTATAGGAAAAGGCGGGCATTTTTTAGATGAGAAAGCGGTTAATGAGCTTATGAAGCTTTATGATAAAAAGACTAAAAGATTTGTGAAAGCATTAGAAACTGGAACTTATCAAAAAATAGATAATGCTATAGAAGAGCATATAAAACGCATTTTAAGATTTATAAACGTTGAAAAGATAAAAAAAGCTAATTTCAAAGTAGCTTGTGATTATGTTAATGGAACGGGTTTATTTGCTACACCTCCATTACTTAAAGCATTAGGAGTTAAAGAAGTTTCTATAAATAAAGAGCATACTGGCAAGTTTGCACATGTTGCTGAACCTTCTCAAGCAAGTATGAAGAGTTTATCTGAGTTAGTAAAGAAAAACAAAGTGAATATAGGATTTACTCAAGACCCTGATGCTGACAGACTTGCTTTAGTATTAGATGACGGTACTATAATAAGCGAAGAGTATACTTTAGCTTTATGTGCTAAATATTTATGGCTATCAGGAAAAGGAAATGCCGCTGTGAATTTATCTACTTCAAGAATGATAGATGATTTGGCTAAAGAAAAAGGATATTCAGTTGACCGCACAAAGATTGGTGAAATAAATGTTTCTTCTCATATTGTGAAAAATAAATTATATTTTGGAGGAGAAGGAAACGGAGGAATAATAGTTCCTGCTGTAACACCTGGGAGAGATTCACTTTTAGGTATTGCTTTAATATTAGAATTAATGGCTGCTACTGGAAAAACTATAAAGGAATTAGTAAATGAAATACCAAAATATGAGATAGTAAAAGAAAAATTGGAAGTTTCAAAAATTGATGAAAATAATTTCTTAAAGCAAATAAAAGAAAAATATCCTAAATCTAAAATAACTACTATTGACGGAATAAAAATAGATTTAGAAAACTCTTGGCTTCATGTACGTTCATCAAATACAGAGCCTATAGTTCGTATTATTGCTGAGGCAAAAACCAAAAAAGAAGCTAAAGAGCTAATTTCTATAGCTATTAATATGATAAATGATAATAGTAAATCTAAAAAAAATAAATAA